The Natator depressus isolate rNatDep1 chromosome 11, rNatDep2.hap1, whole genome shotgun sequence genome includes a window with the following:
- the TFCP2L1 gene encoding transcription factor CP2-like protein 1 isoform X2: protein MKKPLPISTKSILRVVFHDRRLQYTEHQQLEGWRWSRPGDRILDIDIPLSVGILDPRASPTQLNTVEFLWDPSKRASAFIQVHCISTEFTPRKHGGEKGVPFRIQIDTFKQNENGEYTEHLHSASCQIKVFKPKGADRKQKTDREKMEKKTLQEKEKYQPSYDTTILTECSPWPDLPYQVNNTPSPSYNSSPNSFSLGDGNSSPIHQAELLPSSNDHLLPSASIQDVQQWLHRNRFSPFCRLFSSFSGADLLKMSKEDFVQICGPADGIRLFNAIKGRNVRPKMTIYVCQEPEQNRSHLHQKRENGDGNLCVYHAVFLEELTTLELIEKIANLYSISPQQINRIYRQGPTGIHVLVSNEMVQNFQDESCFVISTLKAESNDGYHIILK from the exons ATGAAGAAACCCTTACCTATCTCAACCAAG AGCATCCTTCGGGTGGTTTTCCATGATCGGCGTCTGCAATACACAGAACACCAGCAGCTGGAGGGCTGGAGATGGAGCCGGCCTGGGGACCGCATCCTTGATATAG ATATCCCACTGTCAGTTGGTATCTTAGATCCCAGGGCCAGCCCGACCCAACTAAACACTGTTGAATTTCTGTGGGATCCGTCCAAAAGAGCATCTGCATTCATTCAG GTACATTGTATCAGCACAGAATTTACGCCAAGGAAACATGGTGGAGAGAAAGGGGTGCCCTTCAGGATACAAATCGACACATTTAAACAGAATGAGAATGGCGAATATACCGAACACTTGCATTCTGCAAGCTGCCAGATCAAAGTGTTCAAG CCTAAGGGAGCTGACAGAAAGCAGAAAACTGATAGAGAGAAAATGGAGAAGAAGACTCTCCAAGAGAAGGAGAAATACCAGCCCTCCTACGATACAACCATTCTCACAGAG TGTTCTCCATGGCCAGATTTGCCTTATCAAGTAAACAATACTCCATCACCAAGTTACAACAGTTCTCCAAACAGCTTCAGCCTTGGAGATGG cAACAGTTCTCCAATCCACCAAGCGGAGCTCCTGCCTTCCAGCAACGAT CACCTCCTTCCCTCTGCTTCTATTCAAGATGTCCAGCAGTGGCTTCATCGTAATAGGTTTTCTCCATTCTGTAGACTCTTCTCAAGTTTCTCGG GTGCTGACTTACTGAAGATGTCCAAAGAAGATTTTGTTCAGATCTGTGGGCCTGCTGATGGAATTCGGCTCTTTAATGCAATCAAAGGAAG AAACGTAAGGCCTAAAATGACAATTTATGTCTGTCAAGAACCAGAGCAGAACAGGTCTCATCTGCACCAAAAACGAGAGAATGGAGATGGTAATCTGTGTG TATACCATGCAGTCTTCTTGGAAGAGCTGACAACCCTGGAATTAATTGAGAAGATTGCAAACTTGTATAGCATTTCCCCACAGCAGATAAATCGGATCTATCGGCAAGGACCTACAGGGATCCATGTATTAGTGAGCAATGAG ATGGTGCAAAACTTCCAGGATGAGTCTTGTTTTGTTATCAGCACATTAAAAG CTGAAAGCAACGATGGCTACcacatcattttaaaatga
- the TFCP2L1 gene encoding transcription factor CP2-like protein 1 isoform X1, whose amino-acid sequence MLFWHTQPEHYNQHSTGSYLRDVLALPIFKQEEPQLSPENDTKLPPFQYVLCTATSPAVKLHEETLTYLNQGQSYEIRLLENRKLGEFQDLNTKYVKSILRVVFHDRRLQYTEHQQLEGWRWSRPGDRILDIDIPLSVGILDPRASPTQLNTVEFLWDPSKRASAFIQVHCISTEFTPRKHGGEKGVPFRIQIDTFKQNENGEYTEHLHSASCQIKVFKPKGADRKQKTDREKMEKKTLQEKEKYQPSYDTTILTECSPWPDLPYQVNNTPSPSYNSSPNSFSLGDGNSSPIHQAELLPSSNDHLLPSASIQDVQQWLHRNRFSPFCRLFSSFSGADLLKMSKEDFVQICGPADGIRLFNAIKGRNVRPKMTIYVCQEPEQNRSHLHQKRENGDGNLCVYHAVFLEELTTLELIEKIANLYSISPQQINRIYRQGPTGIHVLVSNEMVQNFQDESCFVISTLKAESNDGYHIILK is encoded by the exons TGATGTCCTTGCACTGCCGATCTTCAAACAGGAGGAGCCCCAGCTGTCTCCTGAGAATGACACCAAACTGCCTCCGTTTCAGTATGTTCTCTGCACGGCCACATCCCCTGCTGTAAAGCTGCATGAAGAAACCCTTACCTATCTCAACCAAG GTCAGTCTTATGAAATCCGTCTACTTGAGAATAGGAAATTGGGAGAGTTTCAAGATTTAAACACAAAATATGTAAAG AGCATCCTTCGGGTGGTTTTCCATGATCGGCGTCTGCAATACACAGAACACCAGCAGCTGGAGGGCTGGAGATGGAGCCGGCCTGGGGACCGCATCCTTGATATAG ATATCCCACTGTCAGTTGGTATCTTAGATCCCAGGGCCAGCCCGACCCAACTAAACACTGTTGAATTTCTGTGGGATCCGTCCAAAAGAGCATCTGCATTCATTCAG GTACATTGTATCAGCACAGAATTTACGCCAAGGAAACATGGTGGAGAGAAAGGGGTGCCCTTCAGGATACAAATCGACACATTTAAACAGAATGAGAATGGCGAATATACCGAACACTTGCATTCTGCAAGCTGCCAGATCAAAGTGTTCAAG CCTAAGGGAGCTGACAGAAAGCAGAAAACTGATAGAGAGAAAATGGAGAAGAAGACTCTCCAAGAGAAGGAGAAATACCAGCCCTCCTACGATACAACCATTCTCACAGAG TGTTCTCCATGGCCAGATTTGCCTTATCAAGTAAACAATACTCCATCACCAAGTTACAACAGTTCTCCAAACAGCTTCAGCCTTGGAGATGG cAACAGTTCTCCAATCCACCAAGCGGAGCTCCTGCCTTCCAGCAACGAT CACCTCCTTCCCTCTGCTTCTATTCAAGATGTCCAGCAGTGGCTTCATCGTAATAGGTTTTCTCCATTCTGTAGACTCTTCTCAAGTTTCTCGG GTGCTGACTTACTGAAGATGTCCAAAGAAGATTTTGTTCAGATCTGTGGGCCTGCTGATGGAATTCGGCTCTTTAATGCAATCAAAGGAAG AAACGTAAGGCCTAAAATGACAATTTATGTCTGTCAAGAACCAGAGCAGAACAGGTCTCATCTGCACCAAAAACGAGAGAATGGAGATGGTAATCTGTGTG TATACCATGCAGTCTTCTTGGAAGAGCTGACAACCCTGGAATTAATTGAGAAGATTGCAAACTTGTATAGCATTTCCCCACAGCAGATAAATCGGATCTATCGGCAAGGACCTACAGGGATCCATGTATTAGTGAGCAATGAG ATGGTGCAAAACTTCCAGGATGAGTCTTGTTTTGTTATCAGCACATTAAAAG CTGAAAGCAACGATGGCTACcacatcattttaaaatga